A region of Thermococcus sp. DNA encodes the following proteins:
- a CDS encoding DUF3800 domain-containing protein produces MVHIYIVLDEAGDMGFSKGSSRYFVMGAIIARAEHAKKIRRIPKKAREKLGKKKRDVPELKASKSNDKIRKFVLDRLYKCASAHVSAVYVNKANTYDYIRERGSQKAVHYNYLSRVLIVDSLKPYRRSIGYTPDKALTIEIFLDRYHTTKFRKRNLEEYIRKMIMEAFPHEVKVFVHQKDSQGEPLIQVADFVANAFYRKLNENEDLLQRFERSGRILKFKQLY; encoded by the coding sequence GGCTTCTCAAAAGGCAGTAGCAGGTACTTCGTTATGGGGGCAATCATAGCCAGAGCAGAGCACGCAAAGAAAATCCGCAGGATTCCCAAAAAGGCCAGAGAAAAGCTTGGTAAGAAGAAAAGGGACGTACCGGAACTCAAGGCCTCAAAGAGCAACGATAAAATAAGGAAATTTGTTCTCGATAGGCTTTACAAGTGCGCAAGTGCTCACGTCTCGGCAGTTTACGTAAACAAGGCGAACACTTACGATTACATTCGGGAGAGAGGTTCCCAAAAGGCAGTTCACTACAACTACCTCTCGAGGGTTCTGATAGTCGACTCACTAAAGCCCTACCGCAGGAGCATCGGTTACACCCCTGACAAAGCACTGACCATTGAGATATTCCTCGACAGGTATCACACAACAAAGTTCAGGAAAAGGAACTTGGAGGAGTACATCAGGAAAATGATAATGGAGGCGTTTCCCCACGAAGTTAAAGTGTTCGTGCATCAGAAAGACTCCCAGGGGGAACCGCTGATTCAGGTTGCCGACTTCGTCGCCAACGCTTTTTACAGGAAGCTCAACGAAAATGAAGATTTGCTCCAGAGGTTTGAGAGGTCGGGGAGAATTCTCAAATTCAAGCAACTCTACTGA
- a CDS encoding CoA-binding protein, with product MVRTMPVDRLSDEDLKEILTKYRKVALVGASPKPERDSNEVMRYLIEHGYEVYPVNPRYEEVLGRKCYLSVLDIPDEVDIVDLFVRPEFTMDYVEQAIEKGAKVVWFQFNTYNREAFKKAREAGLIAVAHRCIKQEHERLIG from the coding sequence ATGGTGAGAACGATGCCAGTTGACAGGCTGAGCGATGAGGACCTCAAGGAGATTTTAACGAAGTACAGGAAAGTAGCCCTCGTTGGAGCCTCACCGAAGCCTGAAAGGGATTCCAATGAGGTCATGCGCTATCTTATTGAGCACGGCTACGAGGTCTACCCTGTGAATCCCCGCTATGAGGAAGTCCTCGGAAGGAAGTGCTACCTGAGCGTTCTGGACATACCAGACGAGGTCGATATAGTCGACCTCTTCGTTCGCCCGGAGTTCACGATGGATTACGTCGAGCAGGCGATAGAGAAGGGCGCCAAAGTTGTGTGGTTCCAGTTCAACACTTACAACAGGGAGGCCTTCAAGAAAGCCAGGGAGGCCGGCCTAATAGCGGTCGCCCACAGGTGCATAAAGCAGGAGCACGAGAGACTCATCGGCTAA